The following is a genomic window from Hyphomicrobiales bacterium.
CATCCTGCGCAATTCCTACGGCTGCATCGCCGGCGCGGACTATACCGCCGCGACCTATGGCGCCATCAAGCTGATGGCGCTCAGCCTCGGCCGCTTCGCGCAGGACATGGCCTATTGGACCGCCTACGAGGTTGGCCAGCTCCGCTTCTCCGACGGTTTCGTGCAGATCTCCTCGATCATGCCGCAGAAGCGCAATCCCGTGCCGGTGGAGCACATGCGTCTCCTCGCCTCGCTCACCGCCGGCCATGCCGATGCGGTGCTGCTGGCGCTCCACAACACGCCGTTCATCGACATGAACGACAATGAGCACGAGGTCCACGGCGCCGGCTACGAGGCCTTCGCGACGGCCCATCGCGTGCTCGCGCTCATGGCGGGCGTCGTGCGCTCGGCCGAAATCAACGGCAAGCGCGTGCGCGCCAATATCGAGGCCTCCTACGCCACCATCACCGAGCTGGCGGATTCCCTGGTGCGCGAGGAAAACCTGCCCTTCTCCAAGGCCCACCACATCGCCGCGGCCCTCGCCCGCCACATGCAGGCCTCGGGCGAGACTTTGTCGAACGTGCCCTATGAAACCTTCACCCGGATTTTCTCCGAGACGGCGGGACGTGAACCCACCTTCGACGAGGCAACCTTCCGCCGCGTGACGACACCGGAGCATTTCGTGGCCGTGCGCAAGCTGCCGGGCGGCCCGGCGCCGGAGGCGATGGCGGAGAGCCTCGCCGTTTACACCGGGGAGGCTGCCGACGCACGAGCCGTCATCGCCACCCACCGGGCGCGGGACGCAGCTTCCAAAGAACTTCTGGCGGACGCGATGGCGACGCTCATGACCACCGCGACCGGGGCCTGAAACCATGGCTGAATTATCCCTGAAGAACGTCGTCAAGCGCTACGGCAACATCGAGATCGTCCATGGCATCAACCTGGACATCAAGGACGGAGAGTTCGTCGTCCTGGTCGGGCCGTCCGGTTGCGGCAAATCCACCACGCTCCGGATGATCGCCGGGCTGGAGAGCCTGAGCGCGGGCACCATCTCCATCGGCGACCGGGTGGTCAATACGCTGGAGCCCAAGGACCGGAACATTGCCATGGTGTTCCAGAACTACGCGCTCTATCCGCATATGACGGTGTTCCGCAACATCGCCTTCGGCCTCCACGCGGCCAAGCTGCCCAAGGACGCCATCGACAAGAAGGTGCGGGAGGCGGCCAAGCTGCTCGGTCTTTCCGAGCTGCTGGAGCGGAGGCCGAACGAACTCTCCGGCGGCCAGCGCCAGCGCGTCGCCATGGGGCGCGCGATCGTGCGCGACCCGACCGTGTTCCTGTTCGACGAGCCCCTCTCCAACCTCGACGCGCAGCTGCGCGGCCAGATGCGCACGGAGATCAAGCGGCTGCACCAGTCGATCGGCACGACGATCGTCTATGTGACCCATGATCAGGTGGAAGCGATGACGCTCGCCGATCGGATCGTCATCATGCGTGACGGCCGCATCGAGCAGGTCGGCACGCCACTCGACGTCTTCCACGCGCCCGTCAGCACCTTCGTCGCCGGCTTCATCGGCACACCGACCATGAATCTCATCGCGCTGCCGGTTCAGCGGTCCGGGGGAAGCCTCGCGATCGCCTTCGGCGAGCGTGCCGTTCTACCCCTCCCCCCGGAGGCGGTACAGCGCCTTGGCACCCGGGAGCACGTGACCGTGGGCATCCGCCCCGACGACCTGGAGATCACCCCGGCCACGGCCGGGCATGGCGACCAGGCCGGACGGCTGGAGGGCACGGTGGTGATCGCGGAGCCGCTGGGCGTCACCACGCAGGTGATAGCGAAGGTGGGTGACCACGAACTGGTCGGGATGGCGGACGGCCGTTTCGTTCCGCAAGCCGGCGAGCCGGTGGCGCTCGCCTGCGATGTATCACGGCTTCATCTCTTCGATTCAGAGACGCAGAAAACTCTCGCCATCTGAGGACGGGCGGCTGCGGCTCTTTGGTCTGTGCATCGGCTTTGCCCGAAAACCGCGCTCCACTTTTCGGGCCGATGCTCCAGAGCCGCTCAGCTCTTCTTGCGCAACCGCAGCACCTTGAAGAAGCCGAGGGGAAAGGCGGGCGTCAGCGACAGCAGCTCGACGTCGCCACGAGCCTTCGCCCAATCCTCGATGCGCCGGGCCTTGAACGCAGAACTCCAGCCAAGGCGGCTCGCCAGCGGTGCGACCGCTTCCTCGACACGGGCGATCGGGCCGTCGGGCACGCCGAAATGGTTGGCGAGGACGATCTCGCCGCCGGGCCTGAGCACGCGCAACATCTCGTCGAGCGCCCCCTCCGGCTGCGGCACCAGCGTGATCAGGAATTGCGCGACCACGGCGTCGAAGGTTGCATCCGCGAAGCCAAGGCGGCAGGCATCCATCACCGCCAGAAGCTTCACATGGCTCCAGTGATTCTTGCGCGCCTTCTCCACCGCGCGCTTGAGCATATGGGCCGACAGGTCTACACCCGTTATGCGCGCATTGACGGGATAGTCTCCGAGCGAGAGGCCCGTGCCCACGCCGACTTCCAGAATATCACGCCCACAAGCCAGCGCGGCATCGACCGCATCGCGCCGCGCAGGCGCGGTAATGCCGTCATAGACAAGATCGTAGACTGGAGCCCAGCGCGCATAGGCTTTGCGCATGAGCGTCATGTCGGGCTGGGCGTATCGTACCTCTGCCATGCTGGTCGTCTTCCTATCCTCGTTATGGCAAGGAACGCGCCGAAGCGGCGTCGGTTCGCATCACCGCCTCTGCCGGGCGGCCGAGACGCTGGGACAGCGGCCTGGCGGCCGCACGAATGGTACCACCGCCGAGGACGCGGGCATCCGGACCTGCGCTGTCGTAAAGCACGCAAGCCTGGCCGGGCGCAACGCCCTCCTCGGGATCGAGCAGGGTGACCTCGGCGCCATCGAGCGTGGCGCGCAGCAGAGCAGGCCGAGGTTTACGCGTCGAGCGCACGCGCGCCGCAACCTCGTGGACTGCATCGCCGCCGAGAGGCAGATCACCAAGCCAGTTCATTGCATTCAGGCTGATCGTCCGCGTCGCCAGCAATTCTCGCGGACCGACAACGACCTCGCCCCGCTCAGCATCCAACTTGACCACATAGAGCGGCTCGCCCACGGAAAGGCCAAGTCCACGCCTCTGACCGACGGTGTAATGGATGATGCCGTTATGACGCCCGAGAACGCGACCGTTGTGGTCCACGATGTCGCCGGGTGTCACCGCGCCCGGCTTCAGGCGCTCGATCACCTCGGTATAGCGGCCACTCGGCACGAAGCAGATATCCTGGCTATCCGGCTTTTCCGCGATCGCCAGTCCAAACTGGTGCGCCAGCTTGCGCACATCCGGCTTGAGCATGCCGCCGAGGGGAAAACGCAGGAAGTCGAGCTGCGGCTGCGTGGTGGCATAGAGGAAGTAGCTCTGGTCACGATCGGGATCGGCGGCGCGATAGAGCCCTCG
Proteins encoded in this region:
- the pmtA gene encoding Phosphatidylethanolamine N-methyltransferase, producing the protein MAEVRYAQPDMTLMRKAYARWAPVYDLVYDGITAPARRDAVDAALACGRDILEVGVGTGLSLGDYPVNARITGVDLSAHMLKRAVEKARKNHWSHVKLLAVMDACRLGFADATFDAVVAQFLITLVPQPEGALDEMLRVLRPGGEIVLANHFGVPDGPIARVEEAVAPLASRLGWSSAFKARRIEDWAKARGDVELLSLTPAFPLGFFKVLRLRKKS
- the mnmA gene encoding tRNA-specific 2-thiouridylase MnmA, whose amino-acid sequence is MVNSLDLPKTPADTRVVVAMSGGVDSSVVAALLKSQGYEVIGITLQLYDHGEATHRRGACCAGQDIHDARRVAERLDIPHYVLDYESRFRDEVMARFAESYLAGETPIPCVECNRSIKFAELLETARDLGADVLATGHYVVTRPMPQGGRGLYRAADPDRDQSYFLYATTQPQLDFLRFPLGGMLKPDVRKLAHQFGLAIAEKPDSQDICFVPSGRYTEVIERLKPGAVTPGDIVDHNGRVLGRHNGIIHYTVGQRRGLGLSVGEPLYVVKLDAERGEVVVGPRELLATRTISLNAMNWLGDLPLGGDAVHEVAARVRSTRKPRPALLRATLDGAEVTLLDPEEGVAPGQACVLYDSAGPDARVLGGGTIRAAARPLSQRLGRPAEAVMRTDAASARSLP
- the argH gene encoding Argininosuccinate lyase 2; this translates as MSVSTGTPAVMGGDDRFPAPVYAETVLAPGFMHSQKHLVGHLLRLHRAHAAMLAEQGLLEAQQATALFKALDKVEATFAAMTEPVAYTGEYEDLFFYIEKLIAEDIAAQRVDPDVAGRLHTGRSRNDIDHTLFKMALRERLDTLGTAVLDLVDTLMARARADAGTIILAYTHGQPAQPSTYGHYLGAVIETLLRDFNRLMEARAVVDRSPLGAAAITTTGFPLDRQRVADLLGFPVILRNSYGCIAGADYTAATYGAIKLMALSLGRFAQDMAYWTAYEVGQLRFSDGFVQISSIMPQKRNPVPVEHMRLLASLTAGHADAVLLALHNTPFIDMNDNEHEVHGAGYEAFATAHRVLALMAGVVRSAEINGKRVRANIEASYATITELADSLVREENLPFSKAHHIAAALARHMQASGETLSNVPYETFTRIFSETAGREPTFDEATFRRVTTPEHFVAVRKLPGGPAPEAMAESLAVYTGEAADARAVIATHRARDAASKELLADAMATLMTTATGA
- the ugpC gene encoding sn-glycerol-3-phosphate import ATP-binding protein UgpC; protein product: MAELSLKNVVKRYGNIEIVHGINLDIKDGEFVVLVGPSGCGKSTTLRMIAGLESLSAGTISIGDRVVNTLEPKDRNIAMVFQNYALYPHMTVFRNIAFGLHAAKLPKDAIDKKVREAAKLLGLSELLERRPNELSGGQRQRVAMGRAIVRDPTVFLFDEPLSNLDAQLRGQMRTEIKRLHQSIGTTIVYVTHDQVEAMTLADRIVIMRDGRIEQVGTPLDVFHAPVSTFVAGFIGTPTMNLIALPVQRSGGSLAIAFGERAVLPLPPEAVQRLGTREHVTVGIRPDDLEITPATAGHGDQAGRLEGTVVIAEPLGVTTQVIAKVGDHELVGMADGRFVPQAGEPVALACDVSRLHLFDSETQKTLAI